A genomic segment from Propionibacteriaceae bacterium ZF39 encodes:
- the pflB gene encoding formate C-acetyltransferase, translating into MTSTLSSNDRVAPQWAGFTSGPWQDEIDVRDFIQRNYTAYAGDDSFLAGPTERTLGIWNKLSAMFPTEREKGVYDVDYQTVSGIDAFAPGYIDKDKELIVGLQTDAPLKRAIMPYGGWRMVEQSLDTYGYPVLPELKTAFTKYRKTHNVGVFDAYTSAIRAARSSHIITGLPDAYGRGRIIGDYRRVALYGVDALIHAKKIDRMELDAQPSIENVIRDREENAEQIRALEELKNMAQSYGYDISQPASTAREAIQWLYFGYLAAVKEQNGAAMSIGRNSTFLDIYVERDMAEGRLTESEAQELIDDLVIKLRIVRFLRTKEYDQIFAGDPTWVTESIGGMGDDGRSMVTKTSFRYLQTLYNLGPAPEPNLTVFWDVNLPQGFKDFCAGVSINTSAIQYESDELIRSTSGDDAAIACCVSPMKQGKAMQFFGARVNIAKGMLYAINGGKDEVSGKQIAPASPPLNDPSKPLDYDEVYDRYLSTLDWIAEIYVNALNIIHYMHDKYAYERIEMALHDREVRRTLACGIAGLSVAADSLSAIKYAKVTPVVNDDGLVVDYTIEGDFPKFGNDDDRVDDIAVDLVTKFMEKIRQFETYRGAIHTQSVLTITSNVVYGKATGNTPDGRRAGEPFAPGANPMHGRDTHGALSSALSVAKLPYADAEDGISLTNTVVPSGLGRDHEERIANLVGLLDAYVGEGGYHLNVNVLNQETLKDAMEHPENYPQLTVRVSGYAVNFVRLTREQQLDILQRTFHDS; encoded by the coding sequence ATGACGAGCACTCTTTCGTCCAACGACCGCGTAGCCCCGCAGTGGGCGGGATTCACCAGCGGCCCGTGGCAGGACGAGATCGACGTTCGAGACTTCATCCAACGCAACTACACCGCCTATGCCGGAGACGATTCTTTCCTGGCCGGGCCGACCGAGCGAACCCTCGGCATCTGGAACAAGCTGTCCGCCATGTTCCCGACCGAGCGCGAAAAGGGCGTCTATGACGTCGACTATCAGACCGTTTCGGGCATTGATGCCTTCGCGCCGGGCTATATCGACAAGGACAAAGAACTGATCGTCGGTCTCCAGACCGACGCGCCGTTGAAGCGGGCGATCATGCCCTATGGCGGGTGGCGCATGGTGGAGCAGTCGCTCGACACCTACGGCTACCCCGTTCTTCCCGAGCTCAAGACCGCGTTCACCAAATATCGCAAGACCCACAATGTGGGTGTCTTCGATGCCTATACGTCGGCGATCCGCGCGGCGCGCTCGTCCCACATCATCACCGGCCTGCCCGACGCCTATGGCCGCGGCCGGATCATCGGCGACTATCGCCGGGTCGCCCTTTATGGCGTCGACGCGCTCATTCATGCGAAGAAGATCGACCGGATGGAACTCGACGCCCAGCCGTCGATCGAGAACGTGATCCGCGACCGCGAAGAGAATGCGGAGCAGATCCGCGCCCTCGAAGAGCTCAAGAACATGGCCCAGTCCTATGGCTATGACATTTCCCAGCCCGCCAGCACGGCGCGCGAAGCGATCCAGTGGCTCTATTTCGGCTATCTCGCTGCCGTCAAGGAGCAGAACGGCGCGGCGATGTCGATCGGCCGCAACTCCACGTTCCTCGATATCTATGTCGAGCGCGACATGGCGGAGGGCAGGCTCACCGAATCGGAGGCCCAGGAACTCATCGATGATCTCGTGATCAAGCTCCGGATCGTGCGCTTCCTGCGAACCAAGGAATATGACCAGATCTTCGCCGGCGACCCGACCTGGGTGACCGAGTCGATCGGCGGCATGGGCGACGACGGCCGCTCCATGGTGACGAAGACGTCGTTCCGTTATCTGCAGACGCTCTACAACCTGGGCCCGGCCCCCGAGCCGAACCTCACCGTCTTCTGGGACGTGAACCTGCCGCAGGGCTTCAAGGACTTCTGCGCGGGCGTGTCGATCAACACGTCGGCCATCCAATATGAATCGGATGAACTGATCCGCAGCACCTCCGGCGATGACGCCGCTATCGCCTGCTGCGTCTCGCCGATGAAGCAGGGCAAGGCGATGCAGTTCTTCGGGGCGCGCGTGAATATCGCCAAGGGCATGCTCTATGCCATCAATGGCGGCAAGGATGAGGTCAGCGGCAAGCAGATTGCCCCCGCGAGTCCGCCTCTCAACGATCCGAGCAAGCCGCTGGATTATGACGAGGTCTATGACCGTTATCTCAGCACGCTCGACTGGATCGCCGAGATCTATGTCAATGCGTTGAACATCATCCATTACATGCACGACAAGTACGCCTATGAGCGCATCGAAATGGCGCTGCATGACCGCGAGGTCCGGCGTACTCTCGCGTGCGGCATTGCGGGACTTTCCGTGGCAGCGGACTCGCTCTCGGCGATCAAGTACGCCAAGGTCACGCCCGTGGTCAACGACGACGGACTGGTCGTGGATTACACCATCGAGGGCGATTTCCCGAAGTTCGGAAACGACGACGACCGCGTCGATGACATCGCGGTCGACCTCGTGACCAAGTTCATGGAGAAGATCCGCCAGTTCGAGACCTACCGCGGCGCCATCCACACCCAGTCGGTGCTGACCATCACGTCGAACGTGGTGTACGGCAAGGCGACCGGCAACACCCCGGACGGCCGGCGTGCCGGAGAACCGTTCGCACCCGGCGCCAACCCGATGCACGGTCGGGACACGCACGGCGCGCTGTCGTCGGCGCTGTCGGTGGCGAAGTTGCCGTACGCCGACGCGGAGGACGGCATCTCCCTCACCAACACCGTGGTTCCGAGCGGTCTCGGCCGTGACCATGAGGAGCGGATCGCCAACCTGGTCGGCCTGCTCGACGCCTATGTCGGGGAGGGCGGCTATCACCTCAACGTCAACGTCCTCAACCAGGAGACGCTCAAGGACGCGATGGAACACCCGGAGAACTATCCGCAGCTGACCGTGCGGGTCTCCGGCTATGCCGTCAACTTCGTGCGCCTCACCCGGGAGCAGCAGCTTGACATCCTCCAGCGAACCTTCCACGACAGCTGA